The window GCCTGGGGCTCTATTTAAACCCTGTGCTTGACCACAGGGAACCATGGTGGCCcacaagaaaaaaaggacaacatGAGTGATGTTCAGACTTTGTCTTAAAGGTGGCCTTAACTAGGGTAACTAATTTATGTCCAGTCAAGATGTGAGTGTGAAAGGGAGTACTACTCAGAAGTCATGCCAGAGGAACAGATGTGAGCCAGGGTACCAGGCCACCCTAGTCTTGCAGAGTAGGgtgctccaggcagaggaaacaacaTATGCAAAGGCAAGAGCTCCTCACTTGCTCACTATTGGGCCAGATGCCTGGCTTCCCTCAGCAACCTGACACCTTCCTACAGTGAGCTTGGAGGTCCAGGGGCATTATGAACCAGGTATGCATTGgggctagggcagtggtcggcaaactcattagtcagcagagccaaatatcaacggtacaacgattgaaatttcttttgagaacctaattttttaaacttaaactatataggtaggtacactgttattaacttaattaaggtactcctaagctggcctttgctaaacactcaaggggccaaagagctgcatgtggcccgtgagccatggtttgccgaccactgggctagGGGTCGCTGGGCGCATGGAGCCCCATCCAGGACCAGGATGGCCTGCTCTATCCCCTACCATCCTGGCACTTTCCGTGAGATGGTGGTCTTTCACCATGGGAACAGCCTTGGATGTGTGACACACACCCCTCATACCCAGGGAGGACATCACCTACCGGCTGCCAGAGCTGGACCCTCGAGGCTCTGATGAGGAGAACCTGGACTCAGAGACATCAGCCAGCACCGAGAGCCTATTGGAGGAGCGGACCGGGCGGGGGACCTCGGAAGGTCAGTATTAAGGTAGCGTCTGCTTTTTTCCTCCCATGTCCACCCCCAGGCCCCGAGTGAGGGTCTGTCTGCTAGCCCTGAAGCTGCAGTAACCCTGCCATCTGTCTCTCAAAAGGGCCCCCCGCACCTGCTCTCCCTTGCCCCAGCACACCCGCCCCAAGCCCCCTCCCTGAGGTGGCTGCCCTCCCAAGACGAAGGCCGTCGTCCTTCATGACGGTCAGAGTGAAGACCCCCCGGCGGACCCCCATCATGCCCACGGCCAACATCAAGCTCCCACCTGGCCTGCCCTCCTACCTCCCTGGCCAGGCACCAGGTGCCCAGGAGACTGCCGCCCCAGTGAGGCGTCGGGAGCCACCTGCCCGCCGCCCGGACCAAGTACACTCTGTGTATATCACACCGGGTGCACACCTGCCTGTGCAGGACATTCGGGAACCCCCAGACAAGGACGACCAGCCACCTGGGGCCAAGCGGAGGTACTCAGACCCCCCTACCTACTACCTGCCCCCCACCTCAGGCCAGGACAATGGCTGAGGGCCCACAGTGCCAGAGTGAACatctgaggatggccctgtgccAGAGCTCCAGAGCCAACGTTCAACTCTCCGAGAAGGGGCTGGAATGAAAAGCTCGAGCGATGTGAGGTTGACACCGGCTTCAACTGCAGAGTCCATGCTGgggcagtgcctggggccgagcCCCAGTGTCACACAAATGTACTGCCCAGAACCCCAAACCCCAGCGGGTACCTGGCCTTTTGCCCCCCCTTTTGTACGGTTTTACATTTAACTGTTACTTTGTGCCTGTTTACATAACTTCAAATTGTAACAGCCTAACAGAAGACCAAATTgttttttatatgtgtatgtacaaACTTTTATATTAATGCCCTGCCTCGCCTTTATAACCTGGACACAAAATTCAGAGTGGGGCCCACATGGCCACCTCATCTCGGAGGCTCACCTCACACTGAGAGCAGCTTGAACAAGGGATTTGAACAATTGGGGCACCTGACTGCCCCCAGTCTGGGTATCGTCCTCGGGCCCGGCCAGAAGCCACCTGGCCCATATGGATTCAAAGGAGCAGTAGAGCCTTCCTTGGTGATCCAGGCTGTTGTTTGAAGTGAGGACATGAGGTGAGGGACAGACAGCCTCCACCTGGGGTACCACAGACCTGACATCCAGGGAGACTCAACTGTGGCTATCACTCCACTGTTTACTGAATGGAGGAGGCCACCTTTAGTGCTGCCTGCCCCATGTGGCATAACAGGAACTCAGGACTGCTCATGGGCTAGGAGAGCAAGGCCCGGGTTTGCGTGTCCCTACAGTGGCAGCCTGGGGATCTCTGGAGCGGGGCTCGCTCTCAGGCTCCACTCACTCCCTGAACACCTGGACAAATGACCCTGGGTCTGGGACTAGAGGCATTGTCCTAAAAACCATGTGAAATAAAAAGTGCCCAAGAAGTGCGTGCATGTAATACCTGCTGTGGgttggaggagcagggagcacttGCCTTGATTCTCCAGCAAACACGGAATCTCACACCTACTCCTCACTTGAGGGAGTTGGACCTGCTGGAGGTGCATGTACATTGGTCCGGACACCAGAGGGAGCATAGAGTTGCTAGAGCTGCATTCACTGAGAAGAGCCTGCTGTCATGGGAGCTGCCTCTTGTTGCCCTGTTTCAGCACCCAGCCTACCCCAACCAGGACCATCCATCCTGAGGGATAGGGGCAGTTATTGGTGGGCCTCAGAGAGCCAGGAGCAATCTCCCCACAGACAAGCTCCCAGGCTGCAAATACAAAGGCAGTTGTGGCAATCAGCTGGCTGGTGGGGCCCATGAGGGTGAGCAGCCAGTAAGACCTGGCTAGCAGGTGGGGGAGGGTGAAGAACTCCGCATGCAGAAGAGATGCAGGTTGGGGAGGGTGAAGAACTCCACATGCAGAAGAGATGCAGGTTGGGGAAGGTGAAGAACTCCACATGCAGAAGAGATGCAGGTGGGGGAGGGTGAAGAACTCCACATGCAGAAGAGATGGGGTGGGATGAGGGgtggcttgtccaaggtcatatcCTGGGATTGGGGGTGGCTGGGATTCAAAACCTACTGAGTCTGCCTCTAGAGCCTCCTTTTATCCATTCTGGGTTTGGTCTCCATTGTATGCTGTTAGGACACCAGGCTTACTTGTCTAATCGGAACACAGGTGACCTGAGGTCTGGGAATATAAAAGGGTTGCATTCTAGGGTCGGTCCTGGGAAGTCTCCATCCCTGTCCACTCCAGGAGGGGCTTGCAGGATGGGCCTTGGTTCCCTGGGGGCCCGGTGAGCTGGAACTGGTTCTTTAAATGGGGGTCTAAACCTTAGGGGTGACCCAGCCCCCTCTCTCACTCCAACAGCTAAACTGACCTCCTTGAGACAGACACTGCTCTGCCCACTGTCCATTTCCCAAGGGAGGAAACGCTAAAAAAACGGCAGGAGGGTTGAGTCAGAGCTGAGACCCATAAACTCATAACCGCTTAAGTTTGGACGGCCCTCCAAACCCTGGATTCCTAAGTCCAAGGCCATGACTtacacctccctcccccaccacccccaggaAAGAAATCGGGGAAAGCTGCCTGGTATGGGAGAAGTGTGAGAAGAACCCACTCAGGAGTGAGTGTGGTGGAGGAATTCTGAGCAGGGGAAAGGAATGAGTACAGGGCGCGTTGCAAGTGGGCCTGACACGGAAGGATCTGGTCCTCTCAACTCTGAAGGGTTAAGATGCTCACTAGAACAGCTAGAGATTGGGCCCTGAGTAAAATAAGGACAGAGAGGCCCCTCCTTCAAACGAGACATCTCCCGCCCTACAAGTGGTACAAGAAACGAATGAGGCACTTCCGCCCTCCCTTAAGATGGCGCCGGCGGAAGGGGTGGGGTACGGCCGGTTAGCGATGGCTGCGTCGAGGCTGGAACTGAACCTGGTGCGGCTGTTGTGCCGCTGCGAGGCGATGGCAGCTGAGAAGCGAGACCCGGACGAGTGGCGTCTGGAAAAGGTGGGGAAGCCTGCATTACCGCTCAGAGCTCCAATCCCGTAGGGTGGTGCCGGGGGTTAGTAGCCGGACTTCCCAAACCCCATTAGCCAGAATGGCCACGCCCCTTCCGGTGTGGTTCTCCACGTCCGCTTTAGACCCTGGAGCTCAGCTGATCCAGCTTCCTTGACACTGAACCCTCCCGCTTTCCGCCCCCCTCCCCGCGTCCTAGCCCCAAACCCTCTTGGTCTCTGCCTCCTTCGAACAAGAAGGGGAGAAATGGGGGTACCCGGCCGACACCTGCTTTTCCTCCCCAGTACGTGGGAGCCCTCGATGACATGCTGCAGGCTCTGAAAGCCCAGGCAAGGTGAGTGTAAGCAGCCAAGGGGGCTTCAAATCCGGGTGGGAGTGTAGGCCACTGGGGCAGGTTCTGTTTTGGGACCGCTAGGTGCCAGTTCTTGCTGGATCCCTTCCTTGAACTGGGGACAGCGGGCAGGTATGCTTTTCCCACTTCTTACCTTCAGCAAACCAGCCTCAGAGGTGATCAATGAGTATTCCCGCAAGGTTGACTTTCTGAAGGGGATGCTGCAGGCGGAGAAGCTGGTAAGCACAAGAGTCTGTCTTCCTCAGCTTCCTCAGCCTTCATCGGGCTCTCCTGAGTCCCCAAGACCTGCCCCTGTGGTGACCCTCTTCCCTCTACTATAGACCTCCTCCTCAGAGAAGGCACTAGCCAACCAGTTCCTGGCCCCCGGCCGAGTACCAACCACAGCCAGGGAGCGGGTGCCCGCCACCAAGACGGTACATCTGCAGTCGCGGGCCCGGTACACCAGCGAGATGAGGAGTGAGCTGCTAGGCATGGTACGTCTCCCTCCCTGGTCATTGGAAATGCTTTGGTCAGGGACAGGAGTTCAGGGCCTGGGGGTGTCCAGAACAATAATTGTCATGTGCAGGAATCTTGGGGGCCTCTCCCCAGGCCATAAAACAAGGCTTCCCAATAGAGGGGCATTCTAGCCAGGGCTCTGCTAGAGGAGTAGCAGTTTGTTTGGTACAAGGCAAAAGTGGCACATGTTTGGTTAAGCCACAGAATTGGCCCAGTGCAAGGTTTGGTTCCTGGCTTGCACTTGGCATGGGCCACAAAGACgagatttttttcatctgtaaaatagggtgtCAGGTGCCTTTCTGAGTACTTTATATAGATCAGCTAACCTGTTCAAAATATATGCTGTTGTTATTACcagtttataaatgaggaaactgaggttcagaggtcACAGGACTTGCCCAGGCACATGAATAAGGGTGGAGAGGTTCTGAGAGCAGCAAGGACAGTTTTAGGGGCATGACAAGGTGGGTGACTTTCTGCCTGGCCCTTTTTCCCCACAGGACTCTACTGGAGGTGAGTCACGCTGAGCAGAACAGGACTCAAGTCCCAGCTGCCTGGGTTGACATGTGTCCTTGATGTTCTTTATCCCTTCTGTCTCGTCTGACTCCCACAAGGTCCTCCACAGCCCAGGGAGTATCCCTGAGGGCATCACCAAGCCATGTCTGAAGGGGGAAGCTGGGTCAAAGGAGTTGTTCCCCAGAGTAAACAGGAGGGAAGGACCTGGGCCAGGGGAAGCCTGGCGGGGGTGAGGAAAACATCCCAATGAGGGCATTTGAGCTAGAGCTTTGAGACGTGATCAGAAGACTGCTGGGCAGCAGACAACTTGGGAAAGGGCCAATGCGTAGCTGACCCATCCCAGGTAATGGTCAAGAAGCTACAACAGAAAACCAATACTCTCCTTTCTGCCTGTTCTTTGACCTGTTCCTCTTCCAGAGCCCAAGCTGGACATGAGGAAGAGAACGTGAGTGTCTTCAGCCCTTGGGCAGCACTATGGGGGGAGGAGGGCTGGACAAACCTGGGAACACTGAAGAACTACCACAAGCATCTACATCACCCATCAGATGCCACTTCTGGGAATGCTTTACCCAGAAGCCAAAGcaaagaaggggaaactgagccCCAAGTAGGGCAAGTGTGTGCAGCCATAACCTCTGGGTTCCCTGGGAACACGTATGTGTCTTTCCTTACCCCCCATCCCATCTCATATGTGAGGTCAGTGGGGTGGCAGGGCCCAGGACAGGGGATGAGAAGCAGTCGGCAGCTGAGCTAGACGTTGTCCTGCAACAACACCAGAACCTCCAGGAGAAGTTAGCAGAAGAAATGCTAGGCCTGGCCCGGAGCCTTAAGACCAACACACTGGCTGCCCAGAGTGTCATCAAGAAGGACAACCAGGTATGAGGACTACGGGAACTCTGCAGCTTCTGCCCTGGGCATCAGAAAAGATTTCCCAATAGAGAGACATTGTGGCTGGGACTTGACTAGGTAAATAGGAGTTTGGTAGAAGGCAAAAATGGCATTCCTAGCAGAGGAAACAGTACCAGCAAGGGCCAAGAGGAGTTGACTTGTCCCAGGGCAGTAGGGAGAAGCTGCACTTGGCCTCAGTTCTGTTGATATTCTTCCCACCTCATGCATAGACCCTGTCGCACTCACTCAAGATGGCTGACCAGAACCTGGAGAAGCTGAAGACGGAATCAGAGCGACTGGAGCAGCACACGCAGAAATCAGTCAACTGGCTGCTTTGGGCCATGCTTATCATTGTCTGCTTCAT is drawn from Saccopteryx leptura isolate mSacLep1 chromosome 1, mSacLep1_pri_phased_curated, whole genome shotgun sequence and contains these coding sequences:
- the USE1 gene encoding vesicle transport protein USE1, whose product is MAPAEGVGYGRLAMAASRLELNLVRLLCRCEAMAAEKRDPDEWRLEKYVGALDDMLQALKAQASKPASEVINEYSRKVDFLKGMLQAEKLTSSSEKALANQFLAPGRVPTTARERVPATKTVHLQSRARYTSEMRSELLGMDSTGEPKLDMRKRTGVAGPRTGDEKQSAAELDVVLQQHQNLQEKLAEEMLGLARSLKTNTLAAQSVIKKDNQTLSHSLKMADQNLEKLKTESERLEQHTQKSVNWLLWAMLIIVCFIFISMILFIRIMPKLK